A region of the Kaistia geumhonensis genome:
GGGGGACCGGATGGCTGAAGGGCTATCGCAGCGCCGCGAGCTTCGAGGCGGGCACGCGCGCCCATCTCGCGCTCGCCGAGGAATTCGGCGTGCGGTACCAGGTCCTCGATGCGCATGAGATCGTCGATCTCGAGCCCGACATCGCCCCCGTCTTCGCCCGCGCCGTGCTCTGGCCGGACAGCGTCTCCGTATCGAGCCCCGGCGGCGTCACCAAGGCGCATGCGCGGCTGTTCGAATCGATGGGCGGCAGCATCGCGCAGGGCGACGCGCGCTCGCTGCGGCGGGAGAACGATCTGTGGGTGGTCGATCGCGCGACCGGCCCGGCGCGTGCGCCCGATGTCGTGGTGGCGCTCGGCCCTTGGGCGATGGACCTGCTCTCCCCCATGGGCTACCGCCTGCCCTTCGCCGTGAAACGCGGCTACCACCAGCATTTCAAGCCGCGCGGCGATGCCGGGCTCGACCGGCCGGTCGTCGATGTCGATCATGGCTATGTGCTGACGCCGATGCGGCAGGGCTATCGCATCACGACGGGCATCGAGTTCGACGAGCGCGACGCACCGGCGACGCCGGTCCAGATGGAACGCGTGCTGCCGCAGGCGAGGGCGCTGTTTCCGCTCGGCGAACCGGTCGAGCGCGAGCCCTGGCTCGGAGCGCGGCCCTGCTTTCCGGATTCGATGCCGATCGTCGGCCCGGCCCCGAAGCATCCCGGCCTCTGGCTCGATATCGGCCATGGCCATCTCGGCTTCACGCTCGGCCCGGCGACGGGACGGCTCATCGCCGAGCAGATCACGCGCGAGATGCCCTTCATCGACCCGGCGCCGTTCAGCGCGCTGCGCTTCAAGGGGCGCTGACCCCGGATACGTCGCCGGCTCAGCTTTCGGGCAGCGGCGCGAAGGTTTCGCCATCCCAGCGATAGACCGTGAAGCCGGGCAGCCTGGCATCGCCCTTCGGATCGAAGGCGACCGGCCCGATCACGGTATCGACGCTGTGGCTGCCGAGCCAGGCGGCGAGGTCGCCGCCCTTGTCCGATCCGGTCGCGGCACGGGCCGCCGCGAAGAGCTGGACCGCGGCATAGGACGGCAGCACGAAGTTGCGCGGCTCGATGCCCGCCGCGGACAGCTTCGCCGCCACCTCGGCGGCGGCGGGGGAGGCGCGCCAGTCGGTGAAGCCGGTGAACAGCGTTCCGGTCGCGGCATCGCCGGCCGCGGCGGCGAACTCGCCGGTGCCGAGCGCGTCGCCGCCCATCAGCACGATGCGAGCCTTGCGCGCCTTGATCGCGGTGGCAATCAGCGCCGCGTCGGCATCATAGCCGGCGACGAACAGCACGCCGATACCGTCGTCGATCATCACGTCGACGAGCCCGCCATAGTCCTTGGCGCCGGGCGCGAAGCTGTCGAAGCGGGCTTCCTTGACGCCGGCCGCGTTCAGTCCAGCCTGGACCGCGTCGGCGAGCGCGCGGCCATAGGGCGACCCGTCGCTGAGGATGGCGATGCGCTCCTTGCCGTGGGCCCTGGCGAGAAAGGCGCCCGCGACCGCGCCCTGCGCATCGTCTCGGGCGGCAAGGCGCAGGATCGCCGGGCCGGGACGGTGATCGGTGAAGCCGTCGGCGGTGACGGCGGGCGTGACGGCGAGGATGCCCTTGTCGGCATAGATGTCCGCGGCCGCCTCGGCGGCGGCGGCGCAGACATGGCCGACGACAAAGACGGTGCCGCGCGCGGCGGCCTTGGTGGCGTCGCCGGCCGCGTTGTCGGGCCGGCAGCCGTCGTCGGCGGTATCGAGCCGCAGCTTCTCGCCGCCGATGCCGCCGGCCGCGTTGATGTCCTCCACGGCCCTGGCGGCGCCGGCCTTGATCTCCTCGCCGAGCGGCTGGTACGGCCCCGAAAGCGGCGCGATCACCGCGATGCGGATATCGGCCAGCGCGGCGGCGGGGATCGCGAGGGCGATGAAGACGGCGGTGGCAATCGGGGCGATCGGCAGTCTCGGCATGGGCATCGTCCGTGGTCCGGGATGGCGATCATGCACGCTGGTTCTGCAAATGAAAACGCCCGCCCCGTTGCCGGGGCGGGCGCCATCAGACGATCGAGAGGATCGGCTTAGAGCGGCACGTTGGTGATCTTGCCGTCGTCGCCCTTCTTCCAGATCCACATGACATAGTCGGCGGTGGTGCGGTCACCCTTCGAGTCGAAGGAGAGCGGACCGATGACGGTCTCGAACGGGCCGCCCGACTTCAGCGTCTCGGCGACCTTCTGCGGGTCGGTCGAGTTGGCCTTGGTGATGGCCTCGGCGATCAGCTGGACCGACGAATAGGAGTAGAGCGTGTAGGACTCGGGCTCGAAGCCGGCCTTGCGGAACTCGTCCACGACGGCGACCGCGGCCGGGTTGGCGCGCGGATCCGGCGAGAAGGTGTTCAGCGTGCCTTCGGCCGAGGGGCCGGCGATCGAGGCGAACTCGTTGGAGACGATGCCGTCGCCCGAGAACAGCGTGGCCTTGAGGCCCTGCTCGGCCGACTGGCGGACGATCAGGCCGCCCTCGGTGTGCAGGCCGCCCCAGTAGATGACGCCCACATTCGCGGCCTTCATCTTGGAGATCAGCGCCGAGAAGTCCTTGTCGCCAACATTGACGCCTTCATAGATGACTTCCTGGACGCCGGCGGCGTTCAGGGCCTTCTTGGTCTCGTCGGCGAGACCCTGGCCGTAGGTCGTCTTGTCGTGGATGACCGCGACCGGGACATTCTTGAAGTTCTCGGCGATGTACTTGCCGGCGACGGCGCCCTGCTGGTCGTCACGGCCGCAGGTACGGAACGTGTTCCAGAGGCCGCGTTCCGTGAAGGTCGGGTTCGTGGAGGCCGGGGTGATCTGCAGGATGTTGTTTTCGGCATAGACCTCGGAGGCCGGGATCGACACCGAAGAGTTGAAGTGGCCGACCACGAACTGCACGCCGTCGCCGACGAACTTGTTCGCGACCGAGACGCCCTGCTTGGCGTCGGAGACGTCGTCGCCGAGCACGACGACCAGCTTCTGGCCGAGAACGCCGCCCTTGGCGTTGATATCGGCGACGGCCTGCTCAGCACCCTTCTGGAGCTGCGCGCCGAAAGCGGCATTGGGACCTGTCAGCGGGCCGGCAACGCCGATCTTGATGTCGGCATGAGCTGCGCCGGCGAATGCCAGGCCCGCTGCAAGCACGAGACCGGACATAAGGGACTTCTTCATCGATGTCTCCCGTTTCTACTGGAAGGTTCGCTCTGGAGCGAGTTCACCGGATTTGAGCGCGCCTTGACTGGCATTGTGCCGATTTCGCCGCAGCTGTCATCCGGATTCTGTGTCCGAACGGTCAAAGTTCCACCTTGGCAGACCCCGCCGGAAATCCTTGCTTGGTCCGCCAGGAAAACGCGCCGGTCCGTTCGTAAAGCCAGTAATATTGCCACACCATCTGGTTGGCCAAAGTATAGCGATAGGCGGTGATGCCGATCACGAGCAGCACCACGAGATCGACCAGCCAGAAGTGCAGCGAAAGCAACGTGCCGCCAAACAGCGAGAAATGGATGAAGCGGACGCCGAAGGACAGGATCAGCAGATAGACCAGAAGCGGCCTGAGCGGCTTCCATGTCCGCGCGCAGGCACGGCCGGTCATCCAGGCGCCGGCGCCGCCGAGGATCAAGGTCACGAAGAGGAAGACGAACAGCGACTGTTCTTCGTAGAGGATGCCCTGCATGGCTCAAGCTCCGGCTGCGGCGACACACGGCGGATGAAAGGCGAGGAGCACGGTCAATGCGCCCCTCCCTCGAGATAGGCGGCGCGGATCTCGGGCTTCTCGAGCAATTCGCGCCCGCCGCCCGACATCGTGACGGAGCCGTTCACCAGCACATAGCCGCGATGGGCCAGCTTCAGCGCGTGATAGGCGTTCTGTTCCACGAGGCAGACCGTCAGCCCCTCCGTTCGGTTCAGCTCGGCAATCGCATCGAAGATCTGCTTGACGATCAGCGGCGCCAGACCGAGCGAGGGCTCGTCGAGCATCAGGAGCTTCGGCCGCGCCATCAGTGCGCGGGCGATGGCCAGCATCTGCTGCTCGCCGCCAGAAAGCGTGCCGCCGCGCTGGGCGATGCGCTCCTTGAGGCGCGGGAAGAGGACGAACATCCGCTCCACGTCCTGGTCGAAATAGGCGAGGTTGTCGAGCGCTGCGCCCATCTGGAGGTTTTCCAGAACCGTCATGCGCGGGAAGATGCGCCGGCCCTCGGGCGACTGCGCGATCCTGAGCCGGGCGATCTCATGCGTCGGCATGCCGGTGATGTCGCGCCCGTCGAAGGTGATCGTGCCTTCGCGGGCCCGCGGATTGCCGCAGATCGTCATCATCAGCGTCGACTTGCCGGCGCCGTTGGCGCCGATGATGGTCACGATCTCGCCCCGGTTGACGTCAATGTCGACGCCCTTGAGGGCGATGATCTTGCCGTAATAGGTCTTGACGCCGCGCACCTGGAGCAGCGGCGTGCCGTTCGCGCCGCTCATCGCGCCGTCTCCTCGCTGATCTCGTCCAGGACTTCCTCGACCTCCGCGACCTCCTCGTCGTCGACGCCCAGATAGGCGGCGATGACGCGCGGGTCGTTGCGGACCTCGTCGGGCGTGCCGTCGGAAATCTTCACGCCATATTCGAGCACCACGACATGGTCGGAAATTTCCATCACCACCGACATGTCATGCTCGATGAGGAGCAACGAGGTCTGGCCCATGGCCCGAATGTCGAGCAGCAGCGTGTTGAGCTCGGCCGACTCGCGCGGGTTGAGGCCGGCGGCCGGCTCGTCGAGGCAGAGCAACTGCGGCTCGGTGCACATAGCGCGAGCGATCTCCAGCCGGCGCTGCGCGCCATAGGGAAGATCGCCGGCCGGGTCGTCGGCGCGGGCCGTCAGCCCGGTCTTCTCGAGCCAGAACTTCGCCTTTTCGATCGCTTCCTTCTCGGCGCGCTTGTACGACGGCAGGCCCAGCACGCCGAGAATCGTCATGCCGGAGGCCAGCATCAGCGGATTGTGCTGCGCGACCAGCAGGTTCTCGAGGATCGTCATGCCCGAGAACAGGCGGATGTTCTGGAAGGTGCGCGCGACGCGCGCCTTCGCGGAGATCTTGTGGTCGGGCATGCGTTCCAGAAGGAACGTCTCGCCCGACGCATGGCGCAGGTTCAGCATTCCCTGCGTCGGCTTGTAGAAGCCGGTGATGCAGTTGAACACGGTGGTCTTGCCGGCGCCGTTCGGCCCGATCAGCGCGGTGATGTCGCCGCGCCCAGCCTGGAAGGTGAGGTCGTTGACGGCCACGAGGCCGCCGAAGCGCATCGAGACATGCTCGACCGACAGAACGGGGTCGAGCGCCCAGCGCCGCGGCTCCCCGACCACCACGTCGAGTTCCACGGTCATGGTCATCAGCCATGGCCCTCCTTCACGAGCGAACCGGAGATGGATTTTCGCTCGGTGAGGAACACGGTCGGCTCGCGGGCCGAGACGAAGCCACGCGGCTTCCAGATCATGACCAGCACCATCGCGAGCCCGAAGAACAGCATGCGGTACTGGTCGGGATCGAAGCCTTCGCCGAAGACCGCCTTCAGGAAATCGAGCTCGCGCAGGATCTCCGTGCCGCCGATCATGGCGACGGCGGCGAGCGCGACGCCGATCATGGAGCCCATGCCGCCGAGCACCACGATGGCGACGATGACCGCCGATTCCATGAAGGTGAAGCTCTCCGGGCTGACGAAGCCCTGACGCGCGGCGAAGAACGAGCCGGCGAAGCCGCCGAACATCGCGCCGAGCGCGAAGGCGGTCAGCTTGGTGTTGGTCGTGTTGATGCCGAGCGAGCGGCAGGCGATCTCGTCCTCGCGCAGTGCCTCCCAGGCGCGGCCGACCGGGAGCTTGCGCAGCCGCATGGTGACGAAGGCGGTGAGCAGCGCGAGCAGCAGGATCAGGTAGTAGAGGAAGATCTTGTAATAGGCGCTCGACATCGGCAGCTCGAACACCTTCGCGAAGTTGTTCGGGGCCGAAACGTCGAAGGAATAGATGCCGAAGAAGGTGATCTTCGGGATCGAGGAGATGCCGGCCGAGCCGTTGGTCAGCTCGCGGAAATTGATGAGCACCAGCCGTATGATCTCGCCGAAGGCGAGGGTCACGATGGCCAGGTAGTCACCCCTGAGCCGCAGCACGGGGAAGCCGAGCATGATGCCCCAGAGCGCGGCGAGGATGCCGGCGAGGGGCAGCAGGATCCAGAACGAGAAGCCGAAATGGGTGGCGAGCAGCGCGTAGGAATAGGCGCCGACCGCATAGAACGCGACATAGCCGAGATCGAGCAGGCCCGCGAGGCCGACCACGATGTTGAGGCCCCAGCCGAGCATCACATAGATGAGGATCTGGATGCCGAAATTGTCGACCCATTTCAGCGAGCCCTGGAAGCCGAGCAGGCCCACCACGATCGCCGGATAGAGGAACAGGAAGACGAGGCCGACCGGCGGGAACCAGCGCGTGATGCCGGCTCGCACGGCGAGCGAGGCGGGCGAGGGGCCGGTATCGCTCGCCTTGCGGCGCGCGATCGCCGGCCAGATCGTGGTCGTCAGCAGGAAGCGGCCGAAGATCACGATCGCCACGATGATCGCCACCGTTCCCCAGCGGGTGGTGATGACGAGCTCGTTCTGCATGTTCTGCTCGGTCTTCAGGCCGACCAGCGGTCCGAAGATGCCGAGGGCGATGACGCCGGCGAGGATGGCGTCCCTGATGGCGGCGCCGGGCGAGGAGC
Encoded here:
- a CDS encoding NAD(P)/FAD-dependent oxidoreductase, whose translation is MDKFDAIVLGAGIVGVSAAIHLLRRNRTVLILDRAAPGEGTSYGNAGVIEREGFYPIVFPRNLFELYRIARNTEARLHYNRRFLPRIAPWLLKLRRETGRRGVETYAEAMNPLLAHAAAEHGSLAGKSRAVEFFRGTGWLKGYRSAASFEAGTRAHLALAEEFGVRYQVLDAHEIVDLEPDIAPVFARAVLWPDSVSVSSPGGVTKAHARLFESMGGSIAQGDARSLRRENDLWVVDRATGPARAPDVVVALGPWAMDLLSPMGYRLPFAVKRGYHQHFKPRGDAGLDRPVVDVDHGYVLTPMRQGYRITTGIEFDERDAPATPVQMERVLPQARALFPLGEPVEREPWLGARPCFPDSMPIVGPAPKHPGLWLDIGHGHLGFTLGPATGRLIAEQITREMPFIDPAPFSALRFKGR
- a CDS encoding branched-chain amino acid ABC transporter substrate-binding protein, producing MPRLPIAPIATAVFIALAIPAAALADIRIAVIAPLSGPYQPLGEEIKAGAARAVEDINAAGGIGGEKLRLDTADDGCRPDNAAGDATKAAARGTVFVVGHVCAAAAEAAADIYADKGILAVTPAVTADGFTDHRPGPAILRLAARDDAQGAVAGAFLARAHGKERIAILSDGSPYGRALADAVQAGLNAAGVKEARFDSFAPGAKDYGGLVDVMIDDGIGVLFVAGYDADAALIATAIKARKARIVLMGGDALGTGEFAAAAGDAATGTLFTGFTDWRASPAAAEVAAKLSAAGIEPRNFVLPSYAAVQLFAAARAATGSDKGGDLAAWLGSHSVDTVIGPVAFDPKGDARLPGFTVYRWDGETFAPLPES
- a CDS encoding branched-chain amino acid ABC transporter substrate-binding protein; translated protein: MKKSLMSGLVLAAGLAFAGAAHADIKIGVAGPLTGPNAAFGAQLQKGAEQAVADINAKGGVLGQKLVVVLGDDVSDAKQGVSVANKFVGDGVQFVVGHFNSSVSIPASEVYAENNILQITPASTNPTFTERGLWNTFRTCGRDDQQGAVAGKYIAENFKNVPVAVIHDKTTYGQGLADETKKALNAAGVQEVIYEGVNVGDKDFSALISKMKAANVGVIYWGGLHTEGGLIVRQSAEQGLKATLFSGDGIVSNEFASIAGPSAEGTLNTFSPDPRANPAAVAVVDEFRKAGFEPESYTLYSYSSVQLIAEAITKANSTDPQKVAETLKSGGPFETVIGPLSFDSKGDRTTADYVMWIWKKGDDGKITNVPL
- a CDS encoding DUF6867 family protein, with the protein product MQGILYEEQSLFVFLFVTLILGGAGAWMTGRACARTWKPLRPLLVYLLILSFGVRFIHFSLFGGTLLSLHFWLVDLVVLLVIGITAYRYTLANQMVWQYYWLYERTGAFSWRTKQGFPAGSAKVEL
- a CDS encoding ABC transporter ATP-binding protein, yielding MSGANGTPLLQVRGVKTYYGKIIALKGVDIDVNRGEIVTIIGANGAGKSTLMMTICGNPRAREGTITFDGRDITGMPTHEIARLRIAQSPEGRRIFPRMTVLENLQMGAALDNLAYFDQDVERMFVLFPRLKERIAQRGGTLSGGEQQMLAIARALMARPKLLMLDEPSLGLAPLIVKQIFDAIAELNRTEGLTVCLVEQNAYHALKLAHRGYVLVNGSVTMSGGGRELLEKPEIRAAYLEGGAH
- the livM gene encoding high-affinity branched-chain amino acid ABC transporter permease LivM; the encoded protein is MAPGIATNGPGSSPGAAIRDAILAGVIALGIFGPLVGLKTEQNMQNELVITTRWGTVAIIVAIVIFGRFLLTTTIWPAIARRKASDTGPSPASLAVRAGITRWFPPVGLVFLFLYPAIVVGLLGFQGSLKWVDNFGIQILIYVMLGWGLNIVVGLAGLLDLGYVAFYAVGAYSYALLATHFGFSFWILLPLAGILAALWGIMLGFPVLRLRGDYLAIVTLAFGEIIRLVLINFRELTNGSAGISSIPKITFFGIYSFDVSAPNNFAKVFELPMSSAYYKIFLYYLILLLALLTAFVTMRLRKLPVGRAWEALREDEIACRSLGINTTNTKLTAFALGAMFGGFAGSFFAARQGFVSPESFTFMESAVIVAIVVLGGMGSMIGVALAAVAMIGGTEILRELDFLKAVFGEGFDPDQYRMLFFGLAMVLVMIWKPRGFVSAREPTVFLTERKSISGSLVKEGHG